In a genomic window of Leptolyngbya sp. SIO1E4:
- a CDS encoding DUF3732 domain-containing protein has product MQIRSIILYNSLGGKRVLDFELGKVNIITGKSRTGKSAIIDIVDYCLGSSNFQIPEGIIRDTVSWYAVLFQLPDNQLFIGKPCPSGYSTTQSQVYYEIGENIEIPEIADLEPNTNDSALKIFLSSLIGISANQNTPDLGQSREPLRADIRHASFYLFQDQNQIANRRLLFHRQQEQFIPQAIKDSLPYFLGVTQEDQLILEQDLRVARRELRLAQRRLNEALSIASNQTDIGQRLLSEAKQVGLVESEYIAESPEEILSALRQTLTWEPTDLPAGIVDDRFPSLQQERERLYTELKRKQEQIEAAESFVREAEGYSNEANQQLVRLETINLFRHENDNSSHLCPLCNSELSEPITSSMAIQSSLEDLSNSVHIVEGKQPKLREYIQQLKEQRLEIRNQMSEVEVDIQGILEEEEAARRMRDFNSRIARVIGRISLYLENVSFTDESSELRINVNSTQRRVEDLESQLDPIEIDEIISSVLNRIGQQMTEWANFLELEHCGSPYRLDLKKLTVIADRAERPIPMDRMGSGENWLGCHLIAHLGLHKHFVEKQRPIPRFLILDQPSQVYFPSRETYLSLEEITVEETLSSNADIVAVEKMFELLHGFCEELFPRFQIIVLEHANLRDRKFQEALIEEPWTHGKALIPEDFMDE; this is encoded by the coding sequence ATGCAAATAAGGTCGATTATTCTTTATAATTCATTAGGCGGAAAGCGAGTTCTCGATTTCGAATTAGGTAAGGTTAATATAATCACTGGAAAATCAAGGACTGGAAAATCTGCGATTATCGATATTGTAGACTACTGCCTTGGAAGCTCAAATTTCCAGATACCAGAAGGAATTATTAGAGATACAGTGTCTTGGTACGCTGTTCTCTTTCAATTGCCAGACAATCAACTTTTTATCGGAAAACCCTGTCCCTCTGGATATAGTACAACACAAAGTCAAGTCTATTATGAGATTGGCGAAAATATTGAAATACCTGAGATAGCTGATTTAGAACCTAATACTAATGACAGTGCCCTTAAAATCTTTCTCTCAAGTTTGATAGGGATTTCTGCAAATCAAAACACTCCAGATTTAGGGCAATCTAGGGAGCCTTTAAGAGCTGATATTAGGCATGCTAGTTTCTATCTTTTTCAGGATCAAAACCAAATTGCTAATAGACGTTTACTATTTCATAGGCAGCAAGAACAATTTATTCCGCAAGCTATCAAAGACTCTCTACCGTATTTTCTAGGCGTTACCCAGGAAGATCAGCTTATTCTAGAACAAGATTTACGAGTTGCACGCCGGGAGCTAAGACTTGCTCAGCGAAGATTAAATGAAGCGCTATCTATCGCTAGCAATCAAACTGACATTGGTCAAAGACTTTTATCAGAAGCCAAACAAGTCGGGTTAGTCGAATCAGAGTATATAGCTGAAAGTCCAGAAGAAATTTTGTCGGCATTGAGACAAACTCTTACATGGGAACCTACTGATCTGCCAGCAGGAATAGTCGATGATCGCTTTCCAAGCCTCCAACAGGAGAGAGAGAGATTGTATACAGAATTAAAACGAAAGCAGGAACAGATTGAGGCTGCCGAATCTTTTGTAAGAGAAGCTGAAGGTTATTCAAACGAAGCTAACCAACAACTGGTTAGGTTAGAAACAATAAATCTATTTCGTCATGAAAATGACAACTCTAGTCATCTTTGTCCTTTGTGTAATTCTGAGCTTTCAGAACCTATTACTTCCTCAATGGCGATACAAAGTTCACTAGAAGATTTAAGCAACAGTGTTCATATCGTGGAAGGAAAGCAACCAAAACTACGAGAATATATACAACAATTGAAGGAGCAGCGGCTAGAAATACGAAATCAGATGTCTGAAGTAGAGGTCGATATTCAAGGGATTTTAGAAGAAGAGGAAGCAGCTCGAAGAATGCGTGATTTTAATTCTAGAATTGCTAGAGTAATTGGTCGTATTAGTCTTTATTTAGAGAACGTCAGTTTTACTGATGAGTCTTCTGAATTGAGAATCAACGTTAATTCTACTCAGAGAAGAGTCGAAGATTTAGAGTCTCAACTTGACCCAATTGAGATAGATGAGATTATTTCATCGGTCCTAAACAGGATTGGGCAACAAATGACTGAGTGGGCTAACTTTCTTGAACTTGAGCATTGTGGATCACCATATCGCCTTGACTTAAAGAAACTAACTGTAATAGCAGATAGAGCTGAAAGACCAATCCCCATGGATCGTATGGGAAGTGGCGAAAACTGGCTAGGTTGTCATTTGATTGCTCATCTAGGCTTGCATAAACACTTTGTCGAAAAACAACGTCCAATTCCTCGGTTTCTGATATTGGATCAGCCATCACAAGTATATTTTCCTTCCAGAGAAACTTACCTATCTCTTGAAGAGATTACAGTTGAAGAAACCTTAAGTTCAAACGCAGATATAGTTGCCGTCGAAAAAATGTTTGAACTTCTACATGGATTTTGTGAGGAACTTTTCCCAAGATTTCAGATCATTGTTTTGGAACATGCAAATTTGAGAGACAGGAAATTTCAAGAGGCACTTATTGAAGAACCATGGACACATGGAAAAGCTTTAATTCCTGAAGATTTTATGGATGAATAA
- a CDS encoding type II toxin-antitoxin system ParD family antitoxin, with amino-acid sequence MQITLPPELEQFIQRQITAGKYQSALDVITAGVHLLEQQEDIYQGRLPELQQDAQIGLEAVQRGEVVEGPTAMAQIREKLRTRHASPES; translated from the coding sequence ATGCAAATTACCCTCCCCCCTGAACTAGAGCAATTCATCCAACGTCAGATTACTGCTGGCAAATATCAGTCTGCTCTGGATGTCATTACAGCGGGTGTACACCTGCTCGAACAGCAAGAGGATATTTATCAAGGACGATTGCCTGAACTTCAGCAGGACGCTCAAATCGGCTTAGAAGCGGTCCAGCGAGGTGAAGTGGTCGAAGGCCCTACTGCTATGGCCCAGATTCGGGAAAAGCTGAGAACTCGCCACGCTAGCCCCGAATCATGA
- a CDS encoding type II toxin-antitoxin system RelE/ParE family toxin, protein MTPQFYLSQPAIQDIEDIADYIASQTGLEQAERFLSKLDAKFARITQFPSLGRPRSEILPGLRSLAMDSYLILYTVTESRVDILRVVSGYRDLTSLFTEDD, encoded by the coding sequence ATGACGCCTCAGTTCTACCTTTCTCAGCCTGCCATTCAAGACATTGAGGATATTGCGGACTACATCGCCAGCCAGACCGGACTTGAACAGGCAGAGCGTTTTCTATCAAAGCTTGATGCCAAATTCGCCCGAATTACTCAATTTCCTAGCCTTGGGCGACCTCGTAGCGAAATTCTTCCGGGTCTGAGAAGCCTTGCCATGGATAGCTATCTCATTCTTTATACAGTGACGGAATCTCGCGTAGACATCCTACGAGTTGTCAGTGGATATCGTGACCTGACCAGTTTGTTCACCGAGGATGATTAG
- a CDS encoding DUF3987 domain-containing protein, protein MAQYIYSGRSRPCPICDRTKDPDCRWNDEVVFCHTHVDQDRAVDGYVYRGATADGMWGQYFAATAPAEKPVRPQQRQDFFYPTRQGQPLVKVTRVDRGGGTKFFVQYHWAGQQWVKGLTPAVRKQVAIYRYAEVRRASASGQAIWMVEGEGCADALWNLGIPATTTLGGSKKYRSYGNYAQDLEGACLVLCPDRDQVGIAHMEEIAQDFPEAQWCYPYPESLRWQNLPKHGGLDIADWIAEGATAEQIRAAVGERRQLGSSSPAMAQLLELPALKEQLRSYLAAEHSELELAAQVLQWHRESGLAAKDIWSLVKPIQAKLEQDEERGDRTTQIQQLLRISDYQLQLGEYLHPDLADPLEHIAAWIGATPAAMLVTLLPVAASLLRVGTELEIDAGMGFSVPPILFTGLVAPSGSKKSPLQRQILGPLSQLQAEADQDYEYAASEYEVDLRDWEQTKAEERGMRPRKPLPREYHTSDATREAIARIQSQQPERGILVTPDELAGLFKGQNQYRNGRGNDKESLLTAFDGSGLKVDRASGMRISISRTSLSITGTIQPDILREMMGDFSDANGQWARFLWCLLPLQPAPFPKQTVQYDLSERLYRLYRQLEEYPPQRYRLTAEAKALFAEWYDQLDHLRVTETHQGLQAVYSKMQGYTGRLALILHCLQGAVDGCLPAERISTRRMGAAIKLARWFMGQVKLLYAEGDSVDGALEAVYTKLIQLSRVRGWLRAKDVRNYERSLRKASAEVIRSHFRELEAMGYGETCGVGNRLQWRATVDAVDKSGATVDRVSTAESVGGYGL, encoded by the coding sequence ATGGCACAGTACATTTACTCGGGACGATCGCGCCCTTGTCCAATTTGCGATCGTACCAAGGACCCAGACTGCCGCTGGAATGATGAGGTAGTGTTCTGCCATACTCACGTAGACCAGGATAGGGCGGTAGACGGCTACGTCTACCGGGGCGCGACAGCCGATGGTATGTGGGGGCAATACTTTGCAGCAACTGCCCCTGCCGAAAAGCCCGTTCGACCCCAACAGCGGCAGGACTTCTTTTATCCGACTCGGCAGGGACAACCGCTGGTGAAGGTGACGCGGGTAGATCGCGGGGGCGGCACTAAGTTCTTTGTTCAGTATCACTGGGCTGGCCAGCAGTGGGTAAAGGGACTCACGCCAGCAGTCAGAAAGCAGGTAGCGATTTATCGCTATGCGGAAGTGAGGCGAGCGAGCGCCTCTGGACAAGCAATCTGGATGGTGGAGGGGGAAGGCTGCGCGGATGCGCTGTGGAATCTTGGCATTCCGGCAACGACAACACTGGGTGGCTCTAAAAAGTACCGCAGTTATGGCAACTATGCTCAGGACTTGGAGGGAGCGTGCCTGGTGCTGTGCCCCGATCGTGACCAGGTCGGCATTGCCCATATGGAGGAGATTGCTCAGGATTTTCCAGAAGCTCAATGGTGCTATCCCTATCCTGAAAGCTTGCGCTGGCAAAACTTGCCTAAGCATGGCGGGCTCGATATTGCGGATTGGATTGCGGAGGGCGCAACGGCGGAGCAGATTCGAGCAGCGGTGGGAGAACGGCGACAGCTTGGATCGTCTTCCCCAGCAATGGCTCAATTATTGGAATTGCCTGCTCTGAAAGAACAGTTGCGCAGCTATCTGGCTGCAGAGCATTCGGAGCTGGAATTGGCGGCACAGGTATTGCAATGGCATCGGGAGTCAGGGTTAGCGGCCAAGGACATCTGGAGTTTGGTGAAACCGATTCAAGCGAAGTTGGAGCAGGATGAGGAACGGGGCGATCGCACCACTCAAATCCAGCAACTTCTGAGAATTAGTGACTATCAGCTGCAGTTGGGAGAGTATCTGCATCCTGATTTGGCGGACCCATTGGAGCACATCGCGGCTTGGATTGGGGCGACGCCAGCGGCAATGTTGGTGACGCTGTTGCCAGTGGCCGCTTCCTTGCTGCGGGTCGGGACGGAATTGGAAATTGACGCGGGGATGGGGTTTTCTGTACCGCCGATTCTGTTTACCGGGCTGGTGGCCCCGTCGGGCAGTAAAAAGAGCCCCCTTCAGCGGCAGATATTGGGGCCACTGTCTCAATTGCAGGCAGAAGCGGATCAGGACTATGAGTACGCAGCATCGGAGTACGAGGTGGATCTGCGGGACTGGGAGCAGACCAAGGCAGAGGAGAGGGGAATGCGGCCTCGGAAACCATTGCCCAGGGAGTATCACACCTCAGATGCCACACGGGAAGCGATCGCTCGCATTCAATCCCAACAGCCGGAGCGAGGCATTTTGGTGACACCGGATGAGCTGGCGGGCTTGTTCAAGGGGCAGAACCAGTATCGCAATGGCCGGGGCAATGATAAGGAGTCACTGCTAACGGCATTTGACGGCTCAGGATTGAAGGTGGATCGGGCCAGTGGGATGCGCATCAGCATTTCGCGCACCAGTCTCAGCATCACGGGCACGATTCAGCCAGACATCTTGCGGGAGATGATGGGGGACTTTTCTGACGCCAATGGACAGTGGGCACGGTTTCTGTGGTGTTTGCTGCCGTTGCAGCCTGCGCCGTTTCCTAAGCAGACAGTGCAGTATGACCTTTCGGAAAGGCTCTATCGTTTGTACCGACAGTTGGAGGAGTACCCACCCCAGCGCTATCGATTGACAGCAGAGGCGAAAGCCCTGTTTGCCGAGTGGTATGACCAGTTGGATCACCTGCGAGTGACGGAGACGCACCAGGGTTTGCAGGCGGTTTATTCCAAGATGCAGGGCTACACAGGGCGGCTAGCGCTGATTTTGCACTGTTTGCAGGGGGCGGTAGACGGGTGTCTACCGGCAGAGCGGATATCGACCCGGAGGATGGGGGCAGCCATCAAGCTGGCGCGATGGTTTATGGGGCAGGTGAAGCTGCTGTATGCGGAAGGCGACTCGGTAGACGGCGCACTGGAGGCGGTTTATACCAAGCTGATTCAGCTTTCGCGGGTGCGGGGTTGGCTGCGGGCGAAGGATGTGCGTAATTATGAGCGCAGCTTGCGGAAGGCGAGTGCGGAGGTGATTCGATCGCACTTCCGAGAGTTGGAGGCAATGGGCTATGGGGAGACGTGTGGGGTGGGGAATCGGTTGCAGTGGCGAGCCACGGTAGACGCGGTAGACAAATCTGGGGCAACGGTAGACAGGGTGTCTACCGCTGAAAGTGTTGGCGGTTATGGGCTGTAG
- a CDS encoding helix-turn-helix domain-containing protein, whose protein sequence is MHVEDIKAALRKQGWTLASIAKELDVGPSAVSHALTRQRSRRVEQVIASKLGLSPHEIWPQRYKRGRINHDSVCQQTGSH, encoded by the coding sequence ATGCATGTAGAGGACATTAAAGCAGCTCTGCGGAAGCAGGGATGGACCTTGGCCAGTATCGCGAAAGAACTCGATGTTGGTCCTTCGGCAGTCTCCCATGCTCTCACTCGACAACGATCTCGCCGAGTTGAGCAGGTAATTGCAAGCAAACTTGGCCTGTCTCCTCATGAGATTTGGCCTCAGCGATATAAGCGAGGAAGAATAAATCATGACTCAGTTTGTCAGCAAACGGGAAGCCATTGA
- a CDS encoding LexA family transcriptional regulator, with amino-acid sequence MSHPSSEDLQTRLAESDDFPGRLKEALGEKSIRGFARECGFSDTVLRQYLNGQSEPTRPALLAIARTAGVNLEWLATGKVTSQETAATLGEKYICQDPFAFKTEWLQTEFPHVFENLLLTQVSDESMEPTLHFGDFVLVDTQDRDLETISHGIYLLKVDSRVLVKRLQYIADNTLKVLSENPVYETFSILLSNKPAGLSIMGRVVWFGRKL; translated from the coding sequence ATGTCTCATCCATCCTCTGAAGACCTACAGACCCGTCTAGCTGAATCCGACGACTTCCCAGGCCGCTTGAAGGAAGCGCTTGGCGAAAAGAGCATTCGTGGTTTTGCCAGAGAATGTGGGTTTTCTGACACCGTTCTCCGCCAATACCTTAATGGACAGAGTGAACCGACTCGTCCTGCTTTGCTTGCAATAGCTCGCACTGCTGGCGTTAATCTGGAATGGCTGGCCACTGGAAAAGTAACGTCTCAAGAGACAGCTGCCACCTTAGGGGAAAAGTATATCTGTCAGGATCCATTCGCCTTTAAGACTGAGTGGTTGCAAACGGAGTTCCCTCATGTGTTCGAAAACCTACTACTGACTCAGGTCAGTGACGAAAGTATGGAACCCACACTCCACTTTGGAGACTTTGTACTGGTGGACACCCAGGACCGAGATTTGGAGACGATTAGTCACGGTATTTATTTACTCAAGGTGGATAGTCGTGTCCTCGTCAAACGCTTACAGTACATTGCTGACAACACGTTAAAAGTGCTTAGCGAGAATCCCGTATATGAAACTTTTTCAATTCTGTTATCCAATAAGCCAGCTGGTCTGAGCATCATGGGCAGAGTTGTCTGGTTTGGTCGCAAACTATAG
- a CDS encoding DUF3596 domain-containing protein, which produces MTSTPKKQKASKGTVQVKSSNDRLQLVFSYSGKRHYLSLGLPDTRTNRKVAEAKAKLIEADIAFDRFDQTLDKYRPQSQQRGRSSSDDNLTLGPLWEQFVEFKRPQCSPNTMISTYGTFSGYVNRLPTHDLGRAMEIREYVLSNIPLDAAKRFMTRLSACCDWAIEADLIADNPFHGMAAKIKKPKSVAADGLNDINPFSLQERDAIIQAIETDRFCSPRSAYKHSCYAPLVKFLFATGCRPSEAAALQWDNISRDCQQITFSQAVVLTETGKRIRQGLKTQEQRKFPCNGSLSVLLKSLKPEDIDSTTLVFPSPKNKPIDLNNFRNRTWELVLKGLGIEYRKLYQTRHTFITHALETGKLDAKDVARLVGNSPEVIYKYYAGKKRELEVPEF; this is translated from the coding sequence ATGACCAGTACCCCCAAAAAGCAAAAAGCTTCGAAAGGAACCGTTCAAGTTAAGTCTTCTAATGATCGCTTACAGCTAGTCTTTTCCTACAGCGGGAAGCGTCATTACTTGAGCCTTGGGCTACCTGATACACGAACGAATCGAAAAGTAGCCGAAGCCAAGGCAAAGCTGATTGAAGCTGATATCGCCTTTGATCGATTTGATCAGACCCTAGACAAATACAGACCTCAATCTCAACAGAGAGGAAGGTCTTCAAGCGATGACAATCTTACATTAGGGCCGCTCTGGGAACAATTTGTGGAATTTAAGCGCCCTCAATGTTCACCAAACACCATGATCTCGACCTATGGAACCTTTTCCGGGTATGTCAATCGGCTCCCAACCCATGACCTGGGCCGGGCTATGGAAATTAGGGAGTATGTTCTATCTAATATTCCCCTCGATGCCGCTAAGCGCTTTATGACTCGTTTGTCTGCCTGTTGTGATTGGGCTATCGAAGCTGACCTAATTGCTGATAATCCCTTTCACGGTATGGCTGCCAAAATTAAGAAGCCAAAATCGGTAGCGGCAGACGGCCTTAACGACATCAATCCATTTTCGCTTCAGGAGCGGGATGCCATTATTCAGGCGATCGAAACTGATCGCTTCTGCTCTCCTCGTTCAGCGTACAAGCATAGTTGCTATGCCCCCTTAGTTAAATTTCTATTTGCTACAGGTTGCCGACCATCAGAAGCAGCAGCGCTGCAGTGGGATAACATTTCCCGAGATTGTCAACAAATCACCTTTTCTCAAGCAGTGGTCTTAACCGAAACCGGTAAACGGATTCGCCAGGGCTTAAAAACCCAGGAGCAGCGAAAATTTCCTTGTAATGGCTCTTTAAGTGTCTTATTAAAATCGCTCAAGCCTGAGGACATTGATTCAACAACCTTGGTGTTTCCGTCTCCTAAGAACAAACCAATCGACCTGAATAATTTTCGGAATCGTACTTGGGAGTTGGTCCTTAAAGGACTTGGCATCGAATACCGGAAGCTTTACCAGACTCGCCATACCTTCATCACACACGCCTTGGAAACCGGCAAATTAGATGCCAAAGATGTAGCCCGGTTGGTGGGGAACTCACCTGAGGTCATCTATAAGTACTATGCTGGGAAAAAACGTGAGCTAGAAGTTCCGGAGTTTTAA
- a CDS encoding efflux RND transporter permease subunit, producing MSFNVSGWSIRRPIPTLVLFLVLTLAGLVSFGQLGVDLNPNIDVPAVVVTVNQTGAGPEELETQVTKNVEDAVAGLGNIDEITSTITDGNSQTVISFTLGTDTDRATNDVRDAIARIRQDLPADADEPIVSRLDFSGGSILTYAVTSDQRSVEELSDLVDRDISRSLLSVSGVAQVNRIGGVDPEVRVELDPTQLDALGITATQVNDQIRALNINLPSGRATVGQQEQGLRALGSAPTIEALASYQIQLPNGTAVPLKSLGRVERGFAEVRQAAYFNNQPVVAFSVRRSTGSVLVSVEEGVTAQIAALEQSLPEDIDFQLIFTRATNIRDSYQASIDALIIGCLLAVVVVGVFLRDWRATLITATALPLSIIPTFLVLNAFGYTLNSMTLLALTLAVGNLVDDAIVEIENVERHICMGKPPFRAALDSTAEVGLAVLTTTATVVSVFIPVAFMGGIPGQFFQPFGVTVATATVFSTVVARLMTPMMSAYLLKSKPRKPDLSLNGTLNGNGARPQKRPLQPYQTLLNAGLRHRLLTIALAVMFFIGSLMLVPYIPTALFESGDTGLSTVSVELPPGSTLPDTRRVTERLTEELLPHEAVQSILSSEGGGDGINEGTLFVRLRPEDERAVSQKEFEQDARQVFQTIPGARISFESQGASGDGKDLPIILKSDNPSALLESANALTRQMRQVPGLVDVTSSASLVKPEILIRPDPLRAADLGVSVQSIASTAFLATLGDIESNLAEFTLGDRQIPIRVQLAPAYRDRIDTLSQLKVPGQDGTLVPLVAVADIVFGSGPAQIDRFDRARQVTIGGNLQGITLGQGLAAVDQLPALQNLPADVRQQASGDAEIMRDIFSRFLLALGTAVLMIYAVLVLLYNSFLYPAAVMAALPLSVGGALMGLLLTQKPLGLFALIGIVLLMGLVTKNAILLVDYALIAKEQGKSRRQAVVEAGVTRLRPILMTSISTMAGMVPIALELGAGGETRSPMAIAVIGGFTTSTLLTLVVVPVFFTYIDGFKASIGNLWRRFTGPATPPFRQELEVYKTPTQK from the coding sequence ATGTCTTTCAATGTTTCCGGTTGGTCTATCCGTCGTCCGATTCCGACCCTGGTTCTGTTTCTGGTGCTAACGTTGGCAGGCCTGGTGTCCTTTGGGCAGTTGGGAGTTGATTTGAATCCCAATATTGATGTTCCAGCCGTGGTCGTGACGGTGAATCAGACGGGGGCTGGGCCAGAAGAGCTTGAAACCCAGGTCACCAAAAACGTGGAAGATGCCGTTGCTGGCTTGGGCAACATTGATGAAATCACCTCCACAATTACGGATGGGAATTCTCAAACGGTGATTAGCTTCACCCTGGGGACAGACACCGATCGCGCCACCAACGATGTGCGAGATGCGATCGCCCGCATACGTCAAGATCTGCCCGCTGACGCGGATGAACCCATCGTCAGCCGCCTGGATTTTTCAGGGGGCTCCATCTTGACCTATGCCGTCACCTCAGATCAGCGATCGGTCGAAGAGTTGAGTGATCTGGTGGATCGTGACATCAGCCGTAGCCTGCTCTCCGTGTCTGGGGTGGCCCAAGTCAATCGGATTGGCGGGGTTGATCCTGAAGTGCGGGTCGAACTAGACCCGACCCAGCTAGATGCCTTGGGAATTACGGCAACGCAGGTCAATGATCAGATCCGAGCCCTGAATATCAACCTGCCCAGCGGTCGGGCGACGGTGGGCCAGCAAGAGCAGGGGTTACGGGCCTTAGGCAGTGCGCCAACGATTGAGGCCTTGGCTAGCTATCAAATTCAGCTCCCGAACGGTACTGCGGTGCCCTTAAAAAGCTTGGGTCGGGTTGAGCGTGGGTTTGCCGAAGTTCGGCAGGCGGCCTATTTCAACAATCAACCGGTGGTGGCCTTCTCGGTGCGGCGCAGCACGGGCAGTGTCTTGGTATCGGTAGAAGAGGGGGTGACAGCACAGATAGCAGCGCTGGAGCAAAGCCTCCCAGAGGACATTGATTTTCAGCTCATTTTCACCCGTGCAACCAATATTCGCGATTCTTACCAGGCGTCAATTGATGCCCTGATCATTGGCTGTCTCTTAGCGGTGGTTGTGGTCGGTGTGTTTTTGCGAGACTGGCGCGCCACCCTGATTACCGCCACCGCCCTGCCCCTGTCGATTATTCCTACATTTCTGGTATTAAACGCGTTTGGCTATACCCTCAACAGTATGACCCTGCTGGCGCTGACGCTGGCAGTGGGCAACTTGGTTGATGATGCGATCGTAGAAATCGAAAACGTTGAACGCCATATTTGCATGGGTAAACCGCCGTTTCGAGCGGCCCTAGATTCTACGGCTGAGGTGGGGCTGGCCGTGCTCACGACGACGGCGACGGTGGTGTCGGTGTTTATCCCAGTGGCCTTTATGGGGGGGATTCCAGGGCAGTTCTTCCAGCCCTTTGGGGTAACGGTTGCCACGGCCACGGTTTTCTCTACCGTGGTCGCTCGCCTCATGACCCCCATGATGTCGGCCTACTTACTCAAATCGAAGCCGCGCAAACCAGATCTATCGTTGAATGGAACGTTGAATGGCAATGGGGCTCGACCTCAGAAACGCCCCCTCCAGCCCTACCAAACCTTATTGAATGCAGGGCTGCGTCATCGGCTCTTAACTATTGCTTTGGCGGTCATGTTTTTCATCGGTAGTTTAATGTTGGTGCCCTACATCCCCACGGCACTGTTTGAATCGGGAGATACGGGGCTATCGACGGTCTCGGTTGAGCTGCCACCAGGGTCGACGTTGCCAGATACTCGCCGAGTAACCGAACGTTTGACCGAGGAACTGCTGCCCCACGAAGCGGTGCAGTCGATACTGTCTTCTGAAGGGGGGGGAGACGGCATTAACGAAGGCACACTTTTTGTGCGCTTACGGCCTGAGGATGAGCGGGCGGTTTCTCAGAAGGAATTTGAACAAGATGCGCGGCAAGTCTTTCAGACCATTCCCGGTGCCCGCATTAGTTTTGAGAGCCAGGGGGCTTCTGGAGACGGGAAAGATCTGCCCATCATTCTTAAGAGCGATAACCCCAGCGCCCTTTTGGAATCTGCGAATGCCCTGACCCGTCAAATGCGTCAAGTGCCGGGGCTGGTAGATGTGACCTCTAGCGCTAGTTTGGTGAAGCCTGAAATCTTGATTCGCCCGGATCCGCTACGGGCGGCTGACCTGGGTGTCTCGGTACAATCCATTGCGAGCACTGCTTTTTTGGCCACGCTAGGAGATATCGAATCAAACCTGGCTGAATTTACCCTGGGCGATCGCCAAATCCCCATTCGTGTGCAGCTGGCCCCGGCCTATCGCGACCGAATTGACACCCTTAGCCAGCTGAAAGTGCCGGGTCAAGATGGCACCCTGGTGCCATTGGTCGCAGTGGCAGATATTGTCTTTGGCAGTGGCCCAGCTCAAATCGACCGGTTCGATCGCGCGCGTCAGGTTACAATCGGCGGCAATCTGCAGGGCATTACCTTAGGACAGGGGCTGGCTGCCGTCGATCAGCTCCCGGCCTTGCAGAACCTGCCTGCAGATGTGAGGCAGCAGGCGTCTGGAGATGCCGAAATCATGCGGGACATCTTTAGCCGGTTCTTACTCGCGCTCGGCACGGCTGTGTTAATGATTTACGCGGTGTTAGTGCTGCTCTACAACAGCTTTTTGTATCCGGCAGCGGTGATGGCAGCCTTGCCTCTATCTGTGGGGGGCGCCTTGATGGGGCTGCTATTGACCCAAAAACCCTTGGGCCTATTCGCCTTGATTGGGATTGTGCTGCTGATGGGGCTGGTGACAAAGAACGCTATTCTGCTGGTGGACTATGCCCTGATTGCAAAAGAGCAGGGCAAGTCTCGACGGCAAGCCGTAGTAGAAGCAGGCGTCACGCGCTTGCGCCCAATTTTAATGACGTCCATCTCAACTATGGCTGGAATGGTGCCGATCGCGCTTGAGTTGGGGGCTGGTGGAGAGACGCGTAGCCCAATGGCGATCGCGGTTATTGGCGGCTTTACGACATCCACGCTGCTGACCCTGGTTGTCGTCCCGGTATTCTTCACCTACATCGATGGCTTCAAAGCCAGTATTGGCAATCTATGGCGTCGTTTCACTGGCCCCGCCACCCCACCGTTTCGTCAAGAGTTGGAAGTTTATAAAACACCTACCCAGAAATAG